A single genomic interval of Alistipes provencensis harbors:
- a CDS encoding MBL fold metallo-hydrolase, whose amino-acid sequence MSCRKTKRVMLILLGIVCLLAAAVVLFINQPSFGRLPRGERLARIERSPNYRDGQFRNRERTPQFTSDRGRVRTMLGFLFRSTDDLRPAEPVPAVRTDLLSLDPAQDQLVWFGHSSYLILSGGRRILVDPVFRSAAPLAFLNKAFKGSDLYRPEDMPAIDLLVISHDHWDHLDYRTVRELKDRIGKVVCPLGVGEHFERWGFAPERIVELDWDEDASPVEGFRVFCLTSRHFSGRGLNPNKSLWASYLLETPSQTIYIGGDGGYGSHFAQIGQRFPEIDLAILENGQYNADWRYIHTLPDQLPRAAADLGARRVLTVHHSKYALALHPWDEPLKTAAAMAGHEPPTVLRPVIGEVVEL is encoded by the coding sequence ATGTCCTGCCGAAAAACAAAACGTGTCATGCTCATACTCCTCGGAATCGTCTGCCTGCTGGCCGCTGCGGTCGTGCTGTTCATCAACCAGCCTTCGTTCGGGCGGCTGCCCCGCGGTGAGCGGCTGGCGCGGATCGAACGTTCGCCCAATTACCGCGACGGGCAGTTCCGCAACCGCGAACGCACCCCGCAGTTCACCTCCGACCGGGGGCGTGTGCGGACCATGCTGGGATTCCTGTTCCGTTCGACGGACGACCTGCGCCCCGCGGAGCCCGTTCCGGCCGTCAGAACCGACCTGCTGTCACTCGATCCCGCGCAGGACCAACTGGTCTGGTTCGGCCACTCCTCCTACCTGATCCTTTCGGGCGGACGGCGGATACTCGTCGACCCGGTTTTCCGGAGCGCCGCTCCGCTGGCGTTCCTGAACAAGGCTTTTAAGGGCAGCGACCTCTACCGCCCGGAGGATATGCCCGCGATCGACCTGCTCGTCATCAGCCACGACCATTGGGACCACCTTGACTACCGCACGGTCCGCGAACTGAAGGACCGCATCGGAAAGGTCGTCTGTCCGCTGGGCGTCGGCGAACATTTCGAGCGCTGGGGATTCGCCCCGGAGCGGATCGTCGAACTGGATTGGGACGAGGATGCCAGCCCCGTGGAAGGATTCCGGGTCTTCTGCCTGACTTCGCGCCATTTTTCGGGCCGGGGACTGAATCCCAACAAGTCGCTGTGGGCCTCCTACCTGTTGGAGACCCCTTCGCAGACTATCTACATCGGCGGCGACGGCGGTTACGGCAGTCATTTCGCGCAGATCGGGCAGCGGTTCCCGGAAATCGACCTTGCGATTCTCGAAAACGGGCAGTACAATGCCGACTGGCGCTATATCCACACGCTGCCCGATCAGTTGCCGCGGGCCGCGGCCGATCTGGGGGCCCGGAGAGTGCTGACGGTCCACCACTCGAAATACGCGCTGGCGCTGCATCCGTGGGACGAGCCGCTGAAGACCGCCGCGGCGATGGCCGGGCATGAGCCGCCCACCGTCCTGCGTCCCGTCATCGGGGAGGTCGTCGAACTCTGA
- a CDS encoding sensor histidine kinase has product MKIQRRITLGIGILFAMILLLGIQSVSYVRQLSQATGTILADNYNSLQYAGGMLQSLNNIGEDSVSRHILRENLALQQQNITEISERESTSALSRHIASLSDPVTEAEIRTVRQDLFRIMELNMAAIRAKSSAVEQRADYVMWWLIVVAGLCAVIAGAILVWFPRLVLRPIDALKRGITEIANHNYEQRLDFPGNREFESVAESFNDMAAKLDEYRRSSLDDLMAAKKRIEAIVDTLHEPIVGLDPDRRILFMNREALSVLNLPREVVGRNATEVALSNDLLRRLIRGLCEKKEDPEPLKIYADNKESYFQVENTPLFITPVGGSERQFVGNLIVLNNITRFKELDSAKTNFISTVSHEMKTPISSILMSLQLLGDARLGELNGEQKQLVESIKESSDRLLSITGELLNMTQIETGKLKLIPKVTKPIELINYAVKATQVLADRFCCFVEVDYPEKISKLFVDNEKIAWVITNLLSNAIHHSPEKSRIIIGAVQREKAVEIYVRDFGRGIDPRYHTSIFERYFRVPGTKVQGSGLGLAISKEFVEAHGGTISVESEIGKGSCFSILLPA; this is encoded by the coding sequence ATGAAAATACAACGGAGAATCACGCTGGGCATCGGCATCCTCTTCGCCATGATCCTGCTGCTGGGCATCCAGTCCGTCAGCTATGTGCGGCAACTGTCGCAGGCGACGGGAACCATCCTCGCCGACAACTACAATTCGCTGCAGTATGCGGGCGGCATGCTGCAATCGCTCAACAACATCGGCGAAGATTCCGTTTCGCGGCACATCCTGCGCGAGAACCTCGCCCTGCAGCAGCAGAACATCACCGAGATCAGCGAGCGTGAGAGCACCTCGGCGCTCTCACGCCACATCGCCTCGCTGAGCGATCCCGTGACCGAGGCCGAAATCCGGACCGTGCGGCAGGACCTCTTCCGCATCATGGAACTCAACATGGCGGCCATCCGTGCCAAGAGCTCGGCCGTCGAGCAGCGTGCCGACTATGTCATGTGGTGGCTGATCGTCGTGGCGGGGCTCTGCGCCGTGATCGCCGGGGCCATCCTCGTCTGGTTCCCGCGGCTGGTGCTGCGGCCGATCGACGCCCTGAAACGGGGCATCACCGAGATCGCCAACCACAACTACGAACAGCGGCTCGACTTCCCGGGCAACCGCGAATTCGAATCCGTCGCCGAGTCGTTCAACGACATGGCCGCCAAATTGGACGAATACCGCCGCAGTTCGCTCGACGACCTGATGGCGGCTAAAAAACGGATCGAAGCGATCGTCGACACGCTCCACGAGCCGATCGTGGGGCTGGACCCCGACCGCCGCATCCTCTTCATGAACCGCGAGGCGCTCTCGGTGCTGAATCTTCCGCGGGAGGTAGTGGGGCGCAACGCCACCGAAGTAGCCCTCTCGAACGACCTGCTGCGGCGGCTGATCCGCGGACTCTGCGAGAAGAAAGAGGACCCCGAACCGCTGAAAATTTATGCCGACAACAAGGAGAGCTATTTTCAGGTGGAGAACACGCCGCTCTTCATCACCCCCGTGGGCGGCAGCGAACGGCAGTTCGTGGGCAACCTGATCGTGCTGAACAACATCACCCGCTTCAAGGAGCTTGATTCGGCCAAGACCAACTTCATCTCGACCGTCTCGCACGAGATGAAAACCCCGATTTCCTCGATCCTGATGAGCCTGCAACTGCTGGGCGACGCCCGTCTGGGCGAGCTCAACGGCGAACAGAAACAGCTCGTGGAGAGCATCAAGGAGAGCAGCGACCGCCTGCTGTCGATCACCGGCGAATTGCTGAATATGACCCAGATCGAGACCGGCAAACTTAAACTGATACCTAAGGTAACCAAGCCTATCGAATTGATAAACTACGCCGTAAAGGCGACGCAGGTATTGGCCGACCGGTTCTGCTGCTTCGTCGAGGTGGACTACCCCGAGAAGATCTCGAAACTCTTCGTCGACAACGAGAAGATCGCGTGGGTCATCACCAACCTGCTGTCGAACGCCATTCACCACTCGCCCGAGAAATCGCGCATCATCATCGGCGCCGTGCAACGCGAAAAGGCTGTGGAGATCTATGTGCGCGACTTCGGCCGCGGCATCGACCCGCGTTACCATACGAGTATCTTCGAACGCTATTTCCGCGTTCCCGGAACCAAAGTTCAGGGCAGCGGGCTGGGGCTGGCCATCTCGAAGGAGTTCGTCGAGGCCCACGGCGGCACGATCTCGGTCGAAAGCGAGATAGGCAAGGGGAGTTGCTTCTCGATTCTGCTCCCGGCCTGA
- a CDS encoding histidine kinase: MEKQDSVQRFLELIRRSHRGKFKVYIGMSAGVGKTYRMLQEARQLLDAGVDVSIGYIETHGRTETEALVEGLPFVPRRRLFYKGKELEEMDTQGIINLHPEIVVVDELAHTNIEGSGNPKRWQDVMQILDAGISVISAVNIQHIEGLNEAVEKITGVEVRERVPDSVLAMADEVVNIDLTADELIGRLKAGKIYRPDKIAAALGNFFTQDNLLQLRELALKEVALRVEKKVENQMAEGDKLRHDKLLAVIDSSEKRARRVIRKTARMATHLNTSFTVLYVQSDREAADRIPLARQRYLMNNLNLAAELGGEIRREHSNAPVETIVGFCREQKINIVCIGRPEFSLISLLKGAFGLRRLIGKLSRMNIDLFIFS; this comes from the coding sequence ATGGAGAAGCAGGACAGCGTTCAGCGCTTTCTGGAACTGATCCGGCGTTCGCACCGCGGCAAGTTCAAGGTCTACATCGGCATGAGCGCCGGCGTGGGCAAGACCTACCGCATGCTGCAGGAGGCCCGCCAACTGCTCGATGCGGGGGTGGACGTCAGCATCGGCTATATCGAAACGCACGGCCGCACCGAAACGGAAGCCCTCGTCGAAGGGCTTCCGTTCGTGCCGCGCCGCAGGCTCTTCTACAAGGGCAAGGAGCTCGAGGAGATGGACACGCAGGGGATCATCAACCTGCATCCCGAAATCGTCGTTGTGGACGAGCTGGCCCACACCAACATCGAGGGCAGCGGCAATCCCAAGCGGTGGCAGGACGTGATGCAGATTCTCGACGCGGGAATCAGCGTCATCTCGGCCGTCAACATCCAGCACATCGAGGGGCTGAACGAGGCCGTGGAGAAGATCACCGGCGTCGAGGTCCGCGAGCGGGTTCCCGACAGCGTGCTGGCCATGGCCGACGAGGTGGTGAACATCGACCTCACGGCCGACGAGCTGATCGGCCGCCTGAAGGCCGGAAAGATCTACCGTCCCGACAAGATCGCCGCGGCGCTCGGCAACTTCTTCACTCAGGACAACCTGCTGCAACTGCGCGAACTGGCGCTGAAGGAGGTGGCGCTGCGCGTCGAGAAGAAGGTCGAGAACCAGATGGCCGAGGGGGACAAGCTCCGCCACGACAAACTGCTGGCCGTGATCGACAGCAGCGAGAAACGCGCCCGCCGGGTCATCCGCAAGACGGCGCGCATGGCCACGCACCTGAACACCTCGTTCACGGTACTCTACGTCCAGAGCGACCGCGAGGCCGCCGACCGCATCCCGCTGGCCCGCCAGCGCTACCTGATGAACAACCTGAACCTCGCCGCGGAACTCGGGGGCGAAATCCGCCGTGAACACTCCAACGCCCCGGTGGAGACCATCGTCGGATTCTGCCGCGAACAAAAAATCAACATCGTCTGCATCGGACGTCCCGAATTTTCGCTAATTTCGCTGCTGAAAGGCGCATTCGGCCTGCGGCGGCTCATCGGAAAGCTGTCGCGCATGAACATCGATCTTTTTATCTTTTCATAA
- a CDS encoding K(+)-transporting ATPase subunit C, whose protein sequence is MKNLWISLKITLAMCLLLGVGYVLVLRGVSAVAGPNGGKADVVTLDGQIVGAANVGQSFTDSAHFWGRPSAVDYNGGGSGGSNKATTNPEYLAEVEQRIENFLAAHPYLSREEVPAEMVTASGSGLDPDISPRGAQVQVQRVAEARGLDVAAVQRLVDTQTQKPWLGLFGTAKVNVLRLNVALEEMSKN, encoded by the coding sequence ATGAAAAACCTCTGGATTTCACTCAAAATAACGCTGGCAATGTGCCTGTTGCTCGGCGTGGGCTATGTGCTCGTACTGCGCGGCGTATCGGCCGTCGCAGGTCCCAACGGCGGGAAGGCCGACGTGGTGACGCTCGACGGACAGATCGTCGGCGCCGCGAACGTGGGGCAGTCTTTCACGGACAGCGCCCATTTCTGGGGCCGTCCCTCGGCCGTGGACTACAACGGCGGCGGCTCCGGCGGCAGCAACAAGGCCACGACCAACCCCGAATACCTCGCCGAGGTGGAACAGCGCATCGAGAATTTCCTCGCGGCGCATCCCTACCTTTCGCGCGAAGAGGTTCCGGCCGAAATGGTCACGGCCAGCGGCTCGGGTCTCGATCCCGACATCTCGCCCCGCGGCGCACAGGTTCAGGTGCAGCGTGTGGCCGAAGCCCGCGGACTGGACGTCGCGGCCGTGCAGCGACTAGTCGACACCCAGACCCAAAAACCGTGGCTGGGACTCTTCGGAACGGCAAAAGTCAATGTCCTGCGCCTGAACGTCGCGCTGGAAGAAATGAGTAAAAACTAA
- the kdpB gene encoding potassium-transporting ATPase subunit KdpB: MKQNQNNSLFDRTLLRRSLRASFTKLDPRQMVKNPIMFTVEVVTFAMLLLLVWIAVTGNTSQGSLLYNTVVFFVLLLTVLFANFAEAIAEARGKAQADSLRKTREETPAKRIEPDGQSHIVSSSALKQGDLFECVAGDTIAADGEIVEGLASIDESAITGESAPVIREAGGDKSSVTGGTKVLSDRILVKVTARPGESFLDKMIALVEGSSRQKTPNEIALTILLAGFTLVFVIVCATLKPFADYVGANITVAAFISLFVCLIPTTIGGLLSAIGIAGMDRALQANVITKSGKAVETAGDIDTLLLDKTGTITIGNRKATNFYPVDGVDKKAFIRLCVLSSVADPTPEGKSIVELGADAGVRIDPVSMVGVRMVKFTAETKSSGVDMPDGRRIRKGAAEAILRLAAEQDNTCPAEIAATTRRISENGGTPLVVCENERIMGVIELQDIIKTGIRERFERLRRMGVKTVMVTGDNPLTAKYIAEKAGVDDFIAEARPEDKLEYIRREQQSGKLVAMMGDGTNDAPALAQADVGVAMNSGTQAAKEAGNMVDLDNDPTKLIEIVEIGKQLLMTRGTLTTFSIANDVAKYFAIVPALFIASIPSLGALNVMHLHSPESAILSAVIFNALIIPLLIPLALRGVTYKPIGASALLRRNLFIYGLGGVIVPFIGIKLIDMLISVFF; the protein is encoded by the coding sequence ATGAAACAAAATCAAAATAACTCCCTCTTCGACCGCACGCTGCTGCGCCGGAGCCTCCGCGCTTCGTTCACGAAGCTCGATCCGCGGCAGATGGTCAAGAACCCGATCATGTTCACCGTCGAGGTCGTCACCTTCGCCATGCTGTTGCTGCTGGTCTGGATCGCCGTGACGGGCAACACATCGCAGGGCTCGCTGCTCTACAACACCGTGGTCTTCTTCGTGCTGCTGCTCACGGTGCTCTTCGCCAACTTCGCCGAAGCCATCGCCGAGGCCCGCGGCAAGGCGCAGGCCGACTCGCTGCGCAAGACCCGCGAGGAGACCCCCGCCAAACGCATCGAGCCCGACGGACAGTCGCACATCGTCAGCAGTTCGGCCCTGAAACAGGGCGACCTCTTCGAATGTGTCGCGGGCGACACCATCGCCGCCGACGGCGAGATCGTCGAGGGCCTCGCCTCGATCGACGAGAGCGCCATCACGGGCGAATCCGCCCCGGTGATCCGCGAGGCGGGCGGCGACAAAAGTTCCGTCACGGGCGGCACGAAAGTCCTCTCGGACCGCATCCTCGTGAAGGTCACCGCGCGGCCCGGCGAGAGTTTTCTCGACAAGATGATCGCTCTGGTCGAGGGCTCCTCGCGCCAGAAAACTCCGAACGAGATCGCGCTGACCATCTTGCTGGCAGGCTTCACGCTCGTCTTCGTGATCGTCTGCGCCACACTGAAACCCTTTGCGGACTATGTGGGTGCCAACATCACCGTCGCGGCCTTCATCTCGCTGTTCGTCTGCCTGATCCCTACCACCATCGGCGGCCTGCTGTCGGCCATCGGCATCGCGGGCATGGACCGCGCCCTGCAGGCCAATGTCATCACCAAGTCGGGCAAGGCCGTCGAGACCGCCGGCGACATCGACACGCTGCTGCTGGACAAGACCGGCACCATCACCATCGGCAACCGCAAGGCCACGAATTTCTACCCGGTCGACGGAGTCGACAAAAAGGCGTTCATCCGTCTCTGCGTCCTCTCGTCCGTCGCCGACCCGACGCCCGAAGGCAAATCCATCGTCGAACTGGGCGCCGACGCAGGGGTCCGCATCGACCCGGTGTCGATGGTCGGGGTCCGCATGGTGAAATTCACCGCCGAGACCAAGAGTTCGGGCGTCGACATGCCCGACGGACGCCGCATCCGCAAAGGCGCCGCCGAAGCGATCCTGCGTCTCGCCGCGGAACAGGACAACACCTGCCCGGCGGAGATCGCCGCCACGACGCGCCGCATTTCGGAAAACGGCGGCACGCCCCTCGTGGTCTGCGAGAACGAGCGGATCATGGGCGTCATCGAACTGCAGGACATCATCAAGACCGGCATCCGCGAGCGCTTCGAGCGCCTGCGCCGGATGGGCGTGAAGACCGTGATGGTCACGGGCGACAATCCGCTGACAGCCAAATACATCGCCGAGAAAGCGGGCGTCGACGACTTCATCGCCGAAGCCCGGCCCGAGGACAAGCTCGAATACATCCGCCGCGAACAGCAGTCGGGCAAGCTGGTAGCCATGATGGGCGACGGCACGAACGACGCCCCGGCGCTGGCGCAGGCCGACGTGGGCGTGGCAATGAACAGCGGCACGCAGGCCGCCAAGGAGGCGGGCAACATGGTCGATCTGGACAACGACCCCACGAAGCTGATCGAGATCGTCGAGATCGGCAAGCAACTTCTGATGACGCGCGGCACGCTCACGACCTTCTCCATCGCCAACGACGTGGCGAAGTATTTCGCCATCGTCCCGGCGCTGTTCATTGCCTCGATCCCGTCACTCGGCGCCCTGAACGTCATGCACCTCCATTCGCCCGAAAGCGCCATCCTCTCGGCGGTGATTTTCAACGCCCTGATCATCCCGCTGCTGATCCCGCTGGCCCTGCGCGGCGTGACCTACAAACCCATCGGAGCCTCGGCCCTGCTGCGCCGCAACCTCTTCATCTACGGTCTGGGCGGCGTGATCGTTCCGTTCATCGGCATCAAGCTGATTGATATGTTAATAAGTGTGTTCTTTTAA
- the kdpA gene encoding potassium-transporting ATPase subunit KdpA: MNTEILGVILQWTLLVTLCYPLGRYMAKVYRGERTWLDFMAPVERRIYKFCGINPAQEMNWKQFLKALLTVNLFWFFWGMLLLVFQGWLPLNPDGNPGQSPDLAFNTCISFMVNCNLQHYSGETGLSYFTQLFVIMLFQFVTAACGMAAMAGVMKALAGKTTKTIGNFWVFLTRSVTRILMPLSLAVGILLVVNGTPMSFDGKQSLTTLEGAEQVISQGPTAAIVPIKQLGTNGGGYFGTNSAHPLENPNAFTNILECWSILILPMAMVFAFGFYTRRRKLAAWIFGVMLFAFTAGIFVSVPQETGGNPNIDEMGITQDLGSMEGKEIRIGSAASAMWGMVTTVTSNGSVNSMHDSQTPLSGMMQMLNMQINCWFGGVGVGWMNYFAFLIIAVFISGLMVGRTPEFLGRKVEAREMKIATLVVLMHPFLILVGTGISAAVAAANPEIGWLNNPSFHGLSEMLYEYTSSAANNGSGFEGLADNTPFWNISTGIALIMGRYFPIVGQIAIAGLLASKKCIPESAGTLRTDTGTFSLMTFAVIIIVAALSFFPALALGPIADYLTF, translated from the coding sequence ATGAATACCGAAATTTTAGGCGTCATCCTGCAATGGACCCTTCTGGTGACGCTCTGCTATCCGCTGGGACGTTACATGGCCAAAGTCTACCGCGGCGAGCGTACATGGCTCGATTTCATGGCTCCCGTCGAGCGTCGTATCTATAAGTTCTGCGGCATCAACCCCGCGCAGGAGATGAACTGGAAACAGTTCCTCAAAGCGCTCCTGACGGTCAACCTCTTCTGGTTCTTCTGGGGTATGCTGCTGCTCGTCTTTCAGGGCTGGCTGCCGCTCAATCCCGACGGCAATCCGGGACAGTCGCCCGATCTGGCGTTCAACACCTGCATCTCGTTCATGGTCAACTGCAACCTGCAGCATTACAGCGGCGAGACGGGCCTGAGCTACTTCACCCAACTGTTCGTCATCATGCTCTTCCAGTTCGTCACCGCCGCCTGCGGCATGGCCGCCATGGCCGGCGTCATGAAGGCGCTGGCGGGCAAGACGACGAAGACCATCGGCAACTTCTGGGTCTTCCTCACCCGCAGCGTGACGCGCATCCTGATGCCGCTGTCGCTCGCGGTCGGCATCCTGCTGGTCGTCAACGGCACCCCGATGTCCTTCGACGGCAAGCAGTCGCTCACGACGCTCGAAGGCGCCGAGCAGGTCATCTCGCAGGGCCCCACGGCAGCCATCGTGCCCATCAAACAGCTGGGCACCAACGGCGGCGGCTACTTCGGCACCAACTCGGCGCACCCGCTCGAAAACCCCAACGCCTTCACCAACATCCTCGAATGCTGGTCGATCCTGATCCTGCCGATGGCCATGGTCTTCGCCTTCGGATTCTACACCCGCCGCCGCAAACTCGCGGCATGGATCTTCGGCGTGATGCTCTTCGCCTTCACGGCAGGTATCTTCGTCTCCGTTCCGCAGGAGACGGGCGGTAACCCCAATATCGACGAAATGGGCATCACACAGGACCTCGGCTCGATGGAGGGCAAGGAGATCCGCATCGGTTCGGCCGCTTCGGCCATGTGGGGCATGGTGACGACCGTCACCTCGAACGGTTCGGTCAACTCGATGCACGACTCGCAGACTCCGCTGAGCGGCATGATGCAGATGCTCAACATGCAGATCAACTGCTGGTTCGGCGGCGTCGGAGTGGGGTGGATGAACTACTTCGCCTTCCTCATCATCGCCGTCTTCATCAGCGGACTGATGGTGGGCCGCACGCCCGAGTTCCTCGGCCGGAAGGTCGAAGCGCGCGAGATGAAGATCGCCACGCTGGTCGTGCTGATGCACCCCTTCCTGATCCTCGTCGGCACAGGTATCTCGGCCGCCGTAGCCGCCGCAAACCCCGAAATAGGGTGGTTGAACAACCCTTCGTTCCACGGACTGAGCGAGATGCTTTACGAATACACCTCCTCGGCCGCCAACAACGGCTCGGGCTTCGAGGGGCTGGCCGACAACACGCCGTTCTGGAACATCTCGACGGGCATCGCGCTCATCATGGGCCGCTATTTCCCGATCGTGGGGCAGATCGCCATCGCGGGACTGCTGGCCTCGAAAAAGTGCATTCCCGAGAGCGCCGGAACACTCCGCACCGACACGGGCACCTTCTCGCTGATGACCTTCGCCGTCATCATCATCGTCGCGGCCCTCTCGTTCTTTCCCGCACTGGCACTGGGTCCGATCGCCGATTACCTGACTTTCTAA
- a CDS encoding potassium-transporting ATPase subunit F yields MCGLVRKNLKKMFTGLLILSIAGFIYLMYVLVKPEKF; encoded by the coding sequence ATGTGTGGATTGGTTCGAAAAAATCTGAAGAAAATGTTTACAGGACTACTTATTCTGAGCATCGCCGGGTTCATCTACCTGATGTATGTGCTCGTAAAACCCGAAAAATTCTGA
- a CDS encoding sigma-54-dependent transcriptional regulator gives MAKILIIDDEEQLRGLLARIISLEGYDVTEAADCTSGLKALRRCDPDVVLCDVKLPDGNGVDMVARIKEAAPSAEVILLTAYGNIPDGVQAIKNGAFDYITKGDDNNKILPLLSRAVEKARMQRRLARIDDTLSEQHSFERIIGRSESLRRAVELARKVAVTDTSVLLTGETGTGKEVFAQAIHHASPRAKETFVAVNCSAFSKELLESELFGHRAGSFTGATKDKKGLFEEADKGTLFLDEIGEMPAELQAKLLRVLESGEFIKVGETRPTRVDVRLIAATNRDLEREIAAGGFRGDLFFRLSVFRIQLPPLSERRGDIPEYVRFFAAQFAAKMGKRIDTIDDRYIAALERHPWPGNVRELRNAVERSMIMADGNSLTVDCLAPEFHTAAGTAAPDSLALEDLERRHILRVLEHTAGNKAEAARLLGIGIATLYRKLESYGVK, from the coding sequence ATGGCTAAGATTCTGATTATCGACGACGAAGAGCAACTGCGCGGACTGCTGGCCCGGATCATCTCGCTCGAAGGATACGACGTGACCGAGGCCGCGGACTGCACCTCGGGACTGAAGGCGCTCCGCCGCTGCGATCCCGACGTGGTGCTGTGCGACGTGAAGCTGCCCGACGGCAACGGCGTCGACATGGTGGCCCGGATCAAGGAGGCCGCGCCGTCGGCCGAGGTCATCCTCCTGACAGCCTACGGCAACATCCCCGACGGGGTGCAGGCCATCAAAAACGGCGCTTTCGACTACATCACCAAAGGCGACGACAACAACAAGATCCTGCCCCTGCTGAGCCGTGCGGTCGAAAAGGCCCGGATGCAGCGACGGCTGGCCCGCATCGACGACACCCTGTCCGAACAGCACTCGTTCGAGCGGATCATCGGCCGTTCGGAATCCCTGCGCCGGGCTGTGGAACTGGCCCGCAAAGTCGCCGTAACGGACACCTCGGTGCTGCTCACGGGCGAAACGGGCACCGGCAAGGAGGTTTTCGCCCAAGCCATCCACCACGCCAGCCCGCGGGCCAAGGAGACTTTCGTCGCAGTCAACTGCTCGGCCTTTTCGAAGGAACTGCTCGAAAGCGAACTCTTCGGCCACCGCGCCGGCAGCTTCACGGGAGCCACCAAGGACAAGAAAGGACTTTTCGAGGAGGCCGACAAAGGCACGCTGTTCCTCGACGAAATAGGGGAGATGCCCGCCGAGTTGCAGGCCAAACTGCTGCGCGTGCTCGAAAGCGGGGAGTTCATCAAGGTCGGCGAAACGCGCCCCACGCGGGTCGACGTGCGCCTGATCGCCGCCACGAACCGCGACCTCGAACGGGAGATTGCCGCAGGCGGTTTCCGCGGGGACCTCTTCTTCCGGCTCTCGGTCTTCCGCATCCAACTGCCGCCGCTGAGCGAACGGCGGGGCGACATCCCCGAATACGTCCGTTTCTTCGCGGCGCAGTTCGCCGCCAAGATGGGCAAACGCATCGACACGATCGACGACCGCTATATCGCGGCCCTCGAACGCCATCCTTGGCCGGGCAACGTCCGCGAACTGCGCAACGCCGTGGAGCGCAGCATGATCATGGCCGACGGCAACAGCCTCACAGTCGACTGCCTCGCCCCCGAATTCCACACGGCGGCCGGCACCGCCGCCCCCGATTCGCTGGCGCTCGAAGACCTCGAACGCCGCCACATCCTCCGGGTGCTGGAACACACCGCGGGCAACAAGGCCGAAGCCGCCCGCCTGCTGGGTATCGGCATCGCCACGCTCTACCGCAAACTCGAAAGCTACGGGGTGAAATAA